Proteins found in one Prochlorococcus marinus XMU1405 genomic segment:
- a CDS encoding DUF2834 domain-containing protein yields the protein MNSLNILKDNKQILSYLYLFLSILGAVLPMMANFEFAREYGNSFDINNFISLANANPAAQSISRDLLVGASAIFIWIVNESKKLNMKNMWVVYIGTFLIAFAFSAPFFLFLRERRIIELERIN from the coding sequence GTGAATTCATTGAACATTTTAAAAGATAATAAACAGATACTATCTTATCTTTACCTTTTTCTATCAATTTTGGGTGCTGTACTGCCAATGATGGCAAATTTTGAATTTGCTAGGGAATATGGGAACAGCTTTGATATAAATAACTTCATTTCTTTAGCGAATGCAAACCCTGCAGCTCAGTCAATTTCTAGAGACTTATTAGTAGGAGCAAGCGCTATTTTTATATGGATAGTAAATGAATCAAAAAAACTAAACATGAAGAATATGTGGGTTGTATACATTGGAACTTTTCTTATAGCTTTCGCATTCTCTGCACCTTTTTTCTTATTTCTAAGAGAGAGAAGAATTATTGAATTAGAAAGGATTAATTAA